The Halichondria panicea chromosome 17, odHalPani1.1, whole genome shotgun sequence DNA segment GCCAATCCCCTCGGCCCACCCCTCCCAGGATAGGAGAGGGTCTATCGCTTGAGGTCACTCCTCAGCATTACCAGCCAGCAGTGCAAGCATCAATTAGTATTAAAGATGAGGTAAGCAATAAGAGTATGTACCCAACATGTCATCATTATAAGCATGCATACATTTCCCCATTATATAGGAGTACCGGAAAGCTGCACGGAAAGTATCTCATCGTGTGCAGTACAACTGTATTGCAAAGACACTTGAGCTTGGACTAATCCTACTGCTCATTGTTGTAGTTGTTCTTGTGATTGTGGCTGGGAGTCTGTAGTCTGTGTCCATGTCTGTTTTATGTGCATACTAACTATGATTTATATGATTGTATGTGGTCATATTAattaatatagatctagagcGCAAAGATCGAGGCGATTAATTTCTAGCAGAAAAGGAAACTCATTCATCATTACTGCTGTATTGTGAGTGCAGTATCTTGAGTACAGGTCTAGTGAGTCACAGTGAAATGCATGAGGGGCCTGCCAGGAGCTTAGGAGGTGAAGCCATAGTTAGTATAggtaatgaatatcattacaaTAAATGCAGGAGCATTTGGGATGTGGTTAGTTTCGCGCATGCCCATTGCAGCTAGCTACCTTATCTGGATTTGTCTCTGCTACATCTCTTTCACTTGTCTCTGTCAACGTGGATAGTAGTGAGTCTATAACATGTGTGCCTATTAGCGATGTTGTTACAGTAACAATCTACTATCTCCTGTCTCTTATGAATGTGACTGTTCAGTAAATAAATTGTTTCCCTTTTATTTCATTCCAGTGGACGTGCACATGAAAGATTTCCCCCCAGAGGAGGAGGGCTACTCGCAGCCCCCTGCCTACTCTGGTAGGAAAGACGGATACACAAATGTCCCCCAGAGAGATTATCGCCCCCCCTCAGGTTATAGCGCCCCCTCCAGTTACCCCCCTTCCAGCTATGCTCCGGCCCCCCCAGTCTTCCAGCAGCAGACCAGCAATAACGTGAGATATCGTTATATCCGTTACACTAGCAGATGCGTCACCCTAGTCGATATTGGAAGTACCAATCACTTCAATGCGTTGCTACTCTAGATCTAGTAGCCTGGGCCCAAGGTGTACCTGTAGCCAGCCATGAGGTAGTTCCTAGAATGttgtaataataatcataGTTCTGTAGATTTGGGAGATTAGTAGAAAACCCTTGGTGGGTATGAATGTAGTTGGCTGCCTCACTGCCAAGTGTGTCTAATGTGGACAGACTATTGTAGTAACTACTAGTGTACTGACTGCACACACAGATCCAATATGGTCCTTACATTTATATAGTGATATTTTCACCTCCTGTGTTTACAATAGCAGTATCATGTATTCTCTAATGACATgtgttgtcataattatgtactactACACAGAATGTGGTGGTGGTAGGCAACCAGCCCAGTGCCCCTCAGtcagtggtgcacgtgatggcCCCCCGTGCCTCCTCCTATATCTGGTTGACTGCTGTCATGATGGTACTCTGCTGTCTCCATGCCAATGTCCCTGGTATCATCCTCTTCATAATACCAGCTCTCATCTGTGCTTGTGTTGTGAGTCAACTTATTAGCACTGAGTGATGTAGCTATGTGCTCCTGTTTCCAGTGATGTAAACACCTATTAGTACTAGTGACATAGTATACTCCTCATGCCTTCATTGCTGCACAGTGACCGCTGATTAGCAACCTTATATACACTGGTTGCATGACAGCTAACAGTGGGAAGTTAGTTTACTATAAGTTCTATAGCCCATAGCTACAATCTTGCATACCTCAATCAATACTCCCACCCATCCCTTCTCAGGCCCAAGACAACAACAGTGCCGGTGACTATGAGGGTGCCAGGTCTTGTGGTATGGCTGCCCTGTGCTGCAACATTGTGGCCATGGTCTACTTTGTCCTCCTAGTCCTGGCAGGAGTTGCTGGAGTACTAGTCTACTTCCTCTACATCGTTCCACATATCAATGACTTCAGCCCTGCAACTGTGTgctgtgcctataattattatagtcactgCACTCGCTACTGCACCATATAGATCGAGCCCTGAAACTGAAACTCATTAGTACAGTTGCTGCGTTTATCAATAGCTGTACAGTAGTAGCTTTGATTAGTGTAAGCTGATGTAGATTGTTGATGTTTATATACGCCCACTAGATCTATCTTGTTATGATTATTATCAGTATATTGAGCTAATAACTCGAGGACCACTGCCAGCTAGTCCATGATGAGTGTTGATATAGAGTACCTGACAGAGTGGCCACCTCCACCACGGCCAGTAGAGGGGACTGCACTGCCCTCCCCCTCTGATCATGACACGCTTGCTGGGAGAGAGGGGCAGTCGTCGCTGAAGAGGCAGTACCATTCTTCAGATGAAGACGGttaatactgtacactggAATGTGTATTGAGTATGGacgagtgtgtgcatgtgtgtgaggtgtgaggtatgtgcacgtgtgtgtgaggtatgtgcacgtgtgtgtgaggtatgtgtatgtgcatgtgtgtgtgcgtgtgcatgtgaagtgtgtgcgtgtgtgtgtgtgtttgttgctATGCAGTAGCTGATGTGAAGAAGCTGAAGAGTGACACTTGTGCCCTATccactgaccacaccctctgGCCTACCGTCCTACTCGCTCAATGGTGGAAGAGGATCAAAGACAAGCCCTCACTAACTCTCCCCTCCACCTCCACCTGCTACCCCAGGACACTTATCCACCACATTGCACAGTAAGCTTGTCTTCTATAAGGTTGTAATAATAATCTTCTGTAGGTTGCCTGAAGGACAAGCTTTTCTCGCTCAAAGAATCTCATTTCTCAAAGCCAAGCGCATAGAGCTTTGCAACACCTCACAAGAGTGGATTGTCCATCACAACATTGCTGCCTGTTACCACAAGTTAGGCCCAGGCCTGGAGCACACAGCCCCGGCACTGTATCATGCTAACCAGGCCCTACAGGTTCAGCCGTGTCGCCACAGGTTAGGCTTAGGCCCAGGGTACAGATACTTAGCCCCAGAACCTCATTCTGACGGAGCCATGGAGTTCCTGGACCAGCCCCCTGGTGATGAGGAAGTGAGGTGGCTTTTGGAACAGCTGGTGAGACAGAGGGACGCTGAAGAGAGGAGGTGTGGTCTGGAGGGGGAACTAAAGCTCAAGGGAATCCTCACAATGCCTACACCTGTCGAGgtactataacataattaaaTTTATTGACTCAAACTGttaaacatctttcaacagtcTTAACTTGATTATCGTTTTAACTTGattatcgttgatccaatgtccaacatgttatgattttctgaaagcttagaaaaaaacctttcaaatgatgtgtttcaatcccaAAGTttgttggggccctaatttgtcattttccggccttggaccatgggctattatccatggtatcgccaaattggcaaatacttttatcgcTCAAATaaaaactttgatgacaccattcgaaaggtctctttctaagctttcagaaaatcaaaaaattgTTTAAATTGGATCAACaatactcaagttatggcagctgaaagaatccATTCAAATATCGTACTATTCTGAGATTAAacgagggggggagggggggagggggggccGGTAATTGAACATCTTTTAACAGCCATTACTTctgtaccgttgatccaatgtcaaaaaaaTGTTATAATTTTCTAgaaaaagacttgtgtacgtTTCATTTCAAAAGTTtgttggggccataatttgtcattagcTGCTACCCACTATCAGGTTGAGCGAAGGTGTGCCAGTGGGCTAAGTGTGGAGGAGTTCTACCGTTGCTATGCCCTCACTCACACTCCATTGATCATCACTGGCCTCGTGGATCACATGACCACGACACCATGGACACTAGCCTACATGGAACAGGTAGGCAGTCTATAATCTCTGGCATCAACTGAACCATTGTAGCTGAACCATCTGAGACCGTTGGCATCGTTATCTGTGTGTTACTATAGTCATATCAATCCAATCCCCCAGAAACTTGGTGATATGGTTGTTCCAGTGAAGCGTATGGTGGAGGGCAGTGTGGAGTGGGCCAGACTggagtccgttggtttgtgcTCCCTCAGACACTTCATACACTCTCTGGACAATGGGAAAGGTAACAGCCtctctgcatgtgcatacTAGCCtctctgcatgtgcatacTAGTTGGTTGATAATGCTGTACAGTGCCTCACTGGGAAATCTAGAACACACTGTGTGTGCTAATCTGCTCCAGCTTTTAGCCTGCAACCTGAAATCCTGTGTACATACGAAGCATTATATGATACTCACTACCCCTGGCCTGTAGAGAACCGCTACCTGTTTGACTGGAGCCTACCCATCTACTGCCCGGAGCTATTAACAGAGCTGAGCATACCTAAGTATTTTGCTACTGACTTCCTCCAGCGTACGCCTGAGGGCAGCTTGTACAACGACAGTTGGCCCAGTCTCTTCATTGCACCTCCTCAAGTGGTCagtgagctacatgtagacacATTTGGTTCTAACTTCTGGATGGCACTATTCCAGGGAAGGAAAAGGTATAACAGGTTTAGTTCAGGATTTCACATTTTGTGTATAGCACAACCCTAGAGCTCACTATCTTccattactgtgtgttgcTTGTATGCATACttccccatgtgtgtgtgtgtgtgtgtgtgtgtgtgtgtgtgtgtgtgtagatggATAAACATATTTCCCCCCATGTAGATGGATATTCTTTCCTCCTGAAGACACTCCGCTACTCTACCCAGTATACGCCCACTCAACAGATGCTATATTCGAGGCCCAGCTCTCGGCCCCGGACCTGACCCTACATCCACACCTCTCCCTCACACGCCCACGCCACTGCACACTAGAGCCGGGGGAGGTCTTGTACGTACCAGCTGGCTGTCCACATCGCGTGGAGAACTTGGAGAAATCTTTAGCCATCTCGGCAAATTTCATTGATGGTTCAAACTTTGAACTTGCCAAGAAGGAGCTGAGTGCGATTGCTTACATTGATTATCGTGCTCAGCAGTTATTGGAAGTGCTGACAAGTACAGAGTGCAGAGTGCAGAGCATGGTCCTGCAACGGAGGAGACTGTGTCAGAGATCACTGGAACTGCACACGAGACTAGTACAGAAGATGTTGAATTGTGTATTTCCTGGACTGACTTTAAACACCAAGGACAATTAACACCCaacaatgaataattattgttactcGCATTGTTGATTGTTcaaatttatggcagtaaccCTCGATCCGAGGACGGTTTACATATTATAAAAACAGTGCTtgatcaataataatataaagtTAATTGCGTGTACTGACAGTGCAGTGCATGGTACTAGGTATGAGCAATGTCCAACATAGTTTGTAGTGAGGTGATCTTCTCCCTGGGTTTACCAACTCTGTCTCCATCTCTCCTCTCTCGCTCATCAATCCTTTCCCAGTCTGAGAACAACACTGGGGGGCATACATCTACAGGGGGGGTACAGGGGATGGTACAAGTGGGGGGGGGTAGGGCAATTGTGGCGATGCATTGTTTGACCTGGAGGACTATGATAACTCACCTCTCAGTTTGCCAGTGAGATCTGTGTCCTCCGTCACTTGTAGCATACCTGATAAGGAAGGAACGGCTTTAGACAAGGGAAGcaatgtgcacacacacaggctcacCATTCTAGCAAtgtgcacacatgcaggctCACCATTCTAGcaatgtgcacacacacaggctcacCATTCTAGCAATGTGCACACACATAGGCTCACCATTCTAGCAATGTGCACACACGCAGGCTCACCATTCTAGCAAtgtgcacacatgcaggctCACCATTCTAGCAAtgtgcacacatgcaggctCACCATTCTAGCAATGTGCACACACGCAGGCTCACCATTCTAGCAATGTGCACAATTCTAGcaatgtgcacacacacaggctcacCATTCTAGCAATGTGCACACACGCAGGCTCACCATTCTAGCAAtgtgcacacatgcaggctCACCATTCTAGCAAtgtgcacacatgcaggctCACCATTCTAGCAAtgtgcacacatgcaggctCACCATTCTAGCAAtgtgcacacatgcaggctCACCATTCTAGcaatgtgcacacacacaggctcacCATTCTAGCAAtgtgcacacatgcaggctCACCATTCTCATAGTCCTCCAGTATAGTAGCAGCTGTCTCAAAGGCATTCTCCATGGTGGTTACTATGACACCTACTGGACCTGTCTTGACCCAACCACTGCAATACAAACCTGCACAGTAGAACAAGCTGATAGTTGGGAACACTTGTCACACACCCACCATTGTCCACCCTTCCTCTGTGATTGGGTATGTACCCTGTACTGGGGTCCACTGGTACACCACCCTCGAGGGGCAAGGCCTTGTACCCAATACTCCGCAGTACCTACAGTCAGGTGGTAATGatagtagctagctactagtAATAGTTAATACTCACCAAATTACATTCTACTTCTTCATAGTTGCCAGTGGCCACTGCTCTGGTACTATCCCCGTTGCCCTGGTAACAGCGATTGCATTACATATTACAACTATATTCTCACCTCTAATATATTAAGCTCCACCCTGACTCCGCCCACTATGCCACACCCACTATCCATCACCTCTACCGGACTCTTCAGGAAATGCAGTCTCCATTCCCTCCCATCATCACTATGGGATACGCCCCTATCACCGTGTGCCACGCTCCCTTCCCTGTGGAACATgttacactacacacacgcacagagtGAAGTGCTTACTCAGCAGTTTTCATCATTAGCTCTGTCAATCGTTTCCTTGGTCGAGGTAAATCTGCAGAGGTTGCGATGGTGTTAGTACTATAGGAGATGTACCTTGTACCTTGTATTTGGTCTCTGATGGGGTCAAAGTCTCTAGGGTCAAAGGTGGTTTGACAATTTGGTAGTCTGGTCATCTCTCGTAGTTCCTTGATAGTGAAGGCTACTTGTAGTGGTCCCCTCCGACCAATCAGATGGACGCGTCTAATCTTGCTCTCAGCCAATGCATCCAGTGCATGCTCACAAATATCAGTACTCTGAAATAAAAAGATAAGCATTATTTTATAGCATGCCATCAATTTATATCGTAtcgacagacagacaaacctTGAGAATGTCAACTGGAGTGAGTAGCATTCGTGCCACGTCTAGAGCCACGTTACCATGGCCACACACAATGGCTGTGTCTCCAGATAGATCAGGGGACAACTACACAGCATGAGGGATattaatgtactgtacaccaAGTGGGAGAGAATGATCCACTACCACTACTCACGTGTCTACAGGAGGGGAGTCCATTGTACCAGCCCACAAAGGCCCTAGCAGAGTGCACTCCAGGGAGGTCCTGCAGGAGGAGGGGGATATAAGCACACTAGACAATATAGGAGCCCCTCACCTCTCCTGGGATACCTAGCTCTCTATCTATAGGAGCCCCTCACCTCTCCTGGGATACCTAGCTCTCTATCTATAGGAGCCCCTCACCTCTCCTGGGATACCTAGCTCTCTATCTATAGGAGCCCCTCACCTCTCCTGGGATACCTAGCTCTCTATCTATAGGAGCCCCTCACCTCTCCTGGGATACCTAGCTCTCTATCTATAGGAGCCCCTCACCTCTCCTGGGATACCTAGCTCTCTATCTATAGGAGCCCCTCACCTCTCCTGGGATACCTAGCTCTCTATCTATAGGAGCCCCTCACCTCTCCTGGGATACCTAGCTCTCTATCTATAGGAGCCCCTCACCTCTCCTGGGATACCTAGCTCTCTATCTCCCTCAGCACCATACGCctgtggatataattatgagagatttgtttgttattattatacgcTCACCAGTACGACAGCATGATAGAGTGACCTCAGAGTGGTCACACTCACGTCCTCCCCCACACGCACATTACCAAGGAAACGACACTTGCCAGACTGTGCCAAGCTAGTGAACTGGTTGATACAattctgcacacacacagagacagagtcacagtacacacagaggcagagtcacagtacacacagaggcagagttacagtacacacagaggCAGACTcacagtacacatgtacacacaggtACACAAGTCCCTACCTTCACTTCCGGGTGATCAGGGGCTACTCCAAATCGAACCAGTCCAAATGGGACAGGAAGACGCTCTAAAATATCTACACAAGTGTTGGGATGTTTCTAGGGGAGGGCAATGGTTGGAGACAGTGAGTTAATACTGATAGACTAGTCCTTACCTTGAGCAGCTGGTGAGCAGTATAGAACCCAGCCGGCCCACTACCCACGACACACACTCTCAGGGGGGACCCTGAGGACGAGTAGAGACGTCTCAACAACCTCTCACACTGTCTTGAGCTCTGATGAAACATAGCTTTGCCTTTACCACAGGTCCACACCCACCCGCAGAGCATAGGGGAATTccctaataattatcatcttgACAAAAATGCATACAATTTTTTTTACAACCAAGTCTGTTTAGCTTAGTAAAGCAGCTAGCTCGCTCTTGTCCTCCGTATATAGTGCTCACATTCAGGGGAGGCACTTCTGAGGCTCCTTCACACCGCACGTGGTCCAAAAGTCGTCTGTTAGTACACCTTCATCGGCTCTGGAAGTTGGCAAACATTTAGTACAATACACTAGTCCATACTGTGTAGCTCACACATACCCTTGAGAGTCTAGGAAGTCCAGGTAGGCACGGTAGCAGCAGCCTACGTTGGTGTTGACCCAGGCTTCAGCCTGAGGaaaaacatataattatgttgcaacTCATTCAAAATTGTTCACTCACAGTCTTGCAGGAGTCTGGACAAGCTTGGCCAGGAACATAGTCAGAGATACAAGTCTGCAATCAACCATGCACACTCAATATAGCTTGAATCAGATATCAATGATAGAGATGCACACACAAATAAACGTACATAGTATGTCTGAGGAGGATTCATGAGAACATTCCTCCACAGGAGAGCACACAAAGTGTTGCCTGGGCCATAGAGACACGTAGAGTTGATGATTTCCTTCACATTCATGTCAGGCTAGAGGCCATGGCCGGGGGATAGAGGGTTATTGCATGCAAAGAACAAACACAATCTAAATACCGCTGCATCTGGAATGCCACAGTCTTTGGCAAGTCTTTCGGAAAAATCAATGACAAGAGGGCCACACTTATCATGGCAGAACTTTGTCACTTCAGCTTCGTCAGCACTGAAACTTAACACATCAGTCAGCTCCTGCTGGCATAGCTGGAAAGAAGGTGAGAATGACTCAGTGATGTCTGTATTGCAAGCATCAGATTGTCTCCTGCAGAGAAGCGAGGCAGAGAGGTGAAGTACACATATAATCATTACGCTAAGGCAGTACTTGTGCAGCCGATGTCCTTGAGCAGCATGGGTGGCAATAATTCCTTGAAGGTTCTTGAGCCAGGTAAGCGCTGGTTGGCCGCCGAGCACTGCATCAGTGCAGGCCAGGAAGAGAAGAGCGGAGAGTAGGTACAGCTTCATTTTATGAGCCTCTTGTTGTTTATCAGACACGCCCCCAGATCTCATGATACTGGGGGAATCCCCGATTCATTGTTGCGTTATAGATGGGCGTGACCTGAGGGTTTGGACACACCCATTTATTATTGATTATCTGTACacttgttgtacatgtacaaccttTATTATTTTGGATCAATGGGGAGGGTAACAAATAACATTTTGATAAAAATGTGAATGAGAGAACATGTAGGCATACAGCATTACACACAAATGAGagcaaaacaaaacaacaaGTAAGTTCATAAGATAATGTTCGAGTTCTGGCTGGCTGGCTATCTAAGCCCTCTCCCCACGGATTCTCCTGGCCAGCTGGATGTCCTTGGGCATGATGGTGACACGCTTGGCATGGATAGCACACAAGTTAGTGTCCTCAAACAGTCCAACAAGGTATGCCTCAGACGCTTCCTGTAAAGATCAACACATACGTATGTGATTCAATGATAATCATCAGTGAGGTGTAAATTAGGCTTTTAGGCTTTGACACATTACACACCTGTAGGGCTCCAATGGCAGCACTCTGGAACCTTAAGTCAGTCTTGAAGTCTTGAGCAATCTCCCTTACAAGCCTTTGAAATGGCAGTTTCCTGATGAGTAGTTCTGTGGACTTCTGGTAACGTCTGATCTCTCGAAGAGCCACAGTTCCAGGTCTATAACGATGAGGCTTCTTGACTCCTCCAGTTGACGGAGCACTCTTACGGGCGGCTTTGGTGGCCAATTGTTTCCTTGGAGCCTTTCCTCCGGTAGACTTTCTTGCAGTTTGTTTAGTACGAGccatcttcttctttgtttcTTGAATTCACGTTTCTGATCAAGATTACGAAATCAGTCTAAATTTTATACAGAGTCCCCTCCCCCTAAGCGGGCTTTAGGAATAACGTCAACCTTAgcctgcaatctgattggctacg contains these protein-coding regions:
- the LOC135351390 gene encoding uncharacterized protein LOC135351390, which gives rise to MKDFPPEEEGYSQPPAYSGYSAPSSYPPSSYAPAPPVFQQQTSNNNVVVVGNQPSAPQSVVHVMAPRASSYIWLTAVMMVLCCLHANVPGIILFIIPALICACVAQDNNSAGDYEGARSCGMAALCCNIVAMVYFVLLVLAGVAGVLVYFLYIVPHINDFSPATSVCVCVCVCCYAVADVKKLKSDTCALSTDHTLWPTVLLAQWWKRIKDKPSLTLPSTSTCYPRTLIHHIAQLPEGQAFLAQRISFLKAKRIELCNTSQEWIVHHNIAACYHKLGPGLEHTAPALYHANQALQVQPCRHRLGLGPGYRYLAPEPHSDGAMEFLDQPPGDEEVRWLLEQLVRQRDAEERRCGLEGELKLKGILTMPTPVEVERRCASGLSVEEFYRCYALTHTPLIITGLVDHMTTTPWTLAYMEQKLGDMVVPVKRMVEGSVEWARLESVGLCSLRHFIHSLDNGKENRYLFDWSLPIYCPELLTELSIPKYFATDFLQRTPEGSLYNDSWPSLFIAPPQVVSELHVDTFGSNFWMALFQGRKRWIFFPPEDTPLLYPVYAHSTDAIFEAQLSAPDLTLHPHLSLTRPRHCTLEPGEVLYVPAGCPHRVENLEKSLAISANFIDGSNFELAKKELSAIAYIDYRAQQLLEVLTSTECRVQSMVLQRRRLCQRSLELHTRLVQKMLNCVFPGLTLNTKDN
- the LOC135351450 gene encoding NADPH:adrenodoxin oxidoreductase, mitochondrial-like, which translates into the protein MLCGWVWTCGKGKAMFHQSSRQCERLLRRLYSSSGSPLRVCVVGSGPAGFYTAHQLLKKHPNTCVDILERLPVPFGLVRFGVAPDHPEVKNCINQFTSLAQSGKCRFLGNVRVGEDVSVTTLRSLYHAVVLAYGAEGDRELGIPGEDLPGVHSARAFVGWYNGLPSCRHLSPDLSGDTAIVCGHGNVALDVARMLLTPVDILKSTDICEHALDALAESKIRRVHLIGRRGPLQVAFTIKELREMTRLPNCQTTFDPRDFDPIRDQIQDLPRPRKRLTELMMKTAEEGSVAHGDRGVSHSDDGREWRLHFLKSPVEVMDSGCGIVGGVRVELNILEGNGDSTRAVATGNYEEVECNLVLRSIGYKALPLEGGVPVDPSTGYIPNHRGRVDNGLYCSGWVKTGPVGVIVTTMENAFETAATILEDYENGMLQVTEDTDLTGKLRDVCPPVLFSDWERIDERERRDGDRVGKPREKITSLQTMLDIAHT
- the LOC135351471 gene encoding uncharacterized protein LOC135351471, which codes for MRSGGVSDKQQEAHKMKLYLLSALLFLACTDAVLGGQPALTWLKNLQGIIATHAAQGHRLHKRQSDACNTDITESFSPSFQLCQQELTDVLSFSADEAEVTKFCHDKCGPLVIDFSERLAKDCGIPDAAPDMNVKEIINSTCLYGPGNTLCALLWRNVLMNPPQTYYTCISDYVPGQACPDSCKTAEAWVNTNVGCCYRAYLDFLDSQGADEGVLTDDFWTTCGVKEPQKCLP
- the LOC135351480 gene encoding histone H3.3A, which gives rise to MARTKQTARKSTGGKAPRKQLATKAARKSAPSTGGVKKPHRYRPGTVALREIRRYQKSTELLIRKLPFQRLVREIAQDFKTDLRFQSAAIGALQEASEAYLVGLFEDTNLCAIHAKRVTIMPKDIQLARRIRGERA